The genomic DNA CAGCATCCCGGAGAGCAGCGCGCCGAGCAGCTTCAGTTCGATGACCGCCCACATGCCGAACAGCATCACCCCATAGCTGCCGATTTCGACCGCCGACAGCTTCGGCAGACTCATGTCGCTGGTCAGCCTGACCGGGCGCGGGCGCAGGTCCTGCACCCGTTCGTCTTCGCGCGCCTGATTACGCTTGGTCATGGCTTATTCCGTCTCCAACTTCTGTAGTGCAGCGTTACTTTACGCTGGCGGTGCGCTTGAGCAGCGGTGCCAGGTACTTGCCGGTAAAGCTTGCCTTCGACTTCGCGATCTGCTCAGGAGTACCCTGCGCGATGATCTGCCCGCCGCCGGCGCCGCCTTCGGGACCGAGATCGATGACCCAGTCCGCAGTCTTAATTACATCGAGATTATGTTCGATGATCACGACGGTATTACCCTGGTCGCGCAACCGGTGAATCACTTCCAGCAGCAAGGCAATATCGTGAAAGTGCAGGCCGGTGGTCGGTTCGTCAAGGATGTATAGCGTGCGACCGGTATCACGCTTGCTCAGTTCCAGCGACAGTTTCACGCGCTGCGCTTCGCCGCCCGACAGCGTGGTGGCAGACTGGCCCAGGCGGATATAGCCGAGGCCCACATCCAGCAAGGTTTTCAGCTTGCGCGCGATGACCGGCACGGCCTTGAAGAACTCATACGCGTGCTCGACCGTCATGTCGAGCACTTCGCTGATGTTGCTGCCTTTGTACTGGATGTCGAGCGTTTCGCGGTTGTAGCGCTTGCCGTGGCAGACATCGCACGGCACGTACACGTCCGGCAGGAAGTGCATCTCGACCTTCAGCACGCCGTCGCCCTGGCACGACTCGCAGCGGCCGCCCTTCACGTTGAACGAGAAGCGGCCCGGATCGTAGCCGCGCTCCTTGGCGGCCGGCACGCCCGCGAACAACTCGCGGATCGGCGTAAAGAGGCCGGTGTAGGTCGCCGGATTCGAGCGCGGCGTGCGGCCGATCGGCGACTGATCGACGTTGATGACCTTGTCGAAGTGCTCGAGACCCTCGATCGACTCGTACGGCGCCGGCTCCGTGGCCGAGCCGTAAAGATGATGCGAGACCGCGTGATACAGCGTGTCGTTGATCAGCGTCGATTTGCCCGAGCCGGACACGCCGGTCACGCAGGTCAGCAGACCCACCGGCAGATCGAGCGTCACGTTGTGCAGATTGTTGCCGTGCGCCTCGACGATGCGCAGGCGCCGCTCGTCGGGATCCTTGCGCTCGTCGGGGAATTCGATCGTGCGCGCGCCCGACATGTACTGGCCAGTCAGCGACGCCGCGTTCTGTTGCACCTCTTTCGGCGTGCCTTCGGCGATCACCATGCCGCCGTGCTCGCCCGCGCCCGGACCCATGTCGACCACGTAGTCGGCCATGCGGATCATGTCCTCGTCGTGCTCGACGACGATCACCGAGTTGCCGAGGTCGCGCAGATGCTTGAGCGTCGAAATCAGCCGGTCGTTGTCGCGCTGATGCAGACCGATCGACGGTTCGTCGAGCACGTACATCACTCCGGTGAGCCCCGAGCCGATCTGCGAGGCGAGGCGGATGCGCTGCGCTTCGCCGCCCGACAGCGTTTCCGCGCTGCGTTCGAGCGACAGGTAATCGAGCCCGACGTTATTGAGGAACATCAGACGCGCGACGATTTCCTTCACGACCTTGTCGGCGATCTCGCGCTTCGAGCCTTCTAGGCGCAGGGTCTGGAAGTAGCCGAGCGCATCGCGCAGCGGCCAGCCGCTGATCTCGAAGATGCCGCGCGCATCACTGTCCGCGCCGATGCGCACGAAGCGCGCTTCGCGACGCAGTCGCGTGCCCGCGCACGCCGGGCATGGCTGGTTGTTCTGATACTTGGCGAGCTCTTCGCGGACCGCGGACGAATCGGTTTCGCGGTAGCGTCGCTCCAGATTCGGGATGATCCCTTCGAACACGTGCTCGCGCACCGAGGTGCGGCCGCGCTCGTTGATGTACGAGAACGGAATCTCCTGCTTGCCTGAACCGTACAGCAGGATCTTGCGGACTTTTTCAGGCAAGTCTTCGAACGCGGTGTCGATGTCGAAGTCGTAGAACGCCGCGAGGCTCTGCAGCATCTGGAAGTAAAACTGGTTGCGCCGGTCCCAGCCCTTCACCGCGCCCGCGGCGAGCGACAGCGACGGATGCGCGACCACCCGCTTCGGATCGAAGAACGTGATCTGGCCGAGGCCGTCGCATTCGGGGCACGCGCCCATCGGGTTGTTGAACGAGAACAGGCGCGGCTCGAGTTCCGGCAGCGAATACGAGCAGATCGGGCAGGCGAACTTCGAACTGAACAGGTGCTCCTTGTCCGTATCCATTTCGAGCGTGATCGCGCGGCCGTCGGCGAGACGCAGTGCCGTTTCGAACGATTCGGCGAGGCGCTGCTTCATGTCCGGGCGCACGCGCAGACGGTCGATCACGACGTCGATCGTGTGCTTGTCGTTTTTCTTCAGCTTCGGCAGCGAGTCGACTTCGTAGATTTTCGCGGTGCCTTCGTTGGCGGTGCCGCCGCCCGAGCGCACGCGAAAGCGGATGAAGCCTTGCGCCTGCATGTCCTCGAACAGATCCGTGTGCTCGCCCTTGCGATCGGAGACGACGGGCGCGAGGATCATCAGGCGCGTTTCCTCGGGCAGCGCGAGCGCCGCGTCGACCATCTGCGACACGCTTTGCGCTTCGAGCGGAATCTCGTGATCGGGGCAGTAGGGCGTGCCGACGCGCGCGAACAGCAGACGCAGATAGTCGTGGATTTCGGTGACGGTGCCGACCGTCGAGCGCGGATTGTGCGAAGTCGCCTTTTGTTCGATCGAGATGGCGGGCGACAGACCTTCGATCAGGTCGACGTCCGGTTTTTCCATCAGTTGCAGGAACTGCCGCGCGTAGGCGGACAGACTTTCGACATAGCGCCGCTGCCCTTCCGCATACAGCGTATCGAACGCCAGCGACGATTTGCCGGAGCCCGAAAGCCCCGTGACAACGACGAGCTTGTGACGCGGTAGGTCGAGATTGACGTTCTTCAGGTTGTGGGTGCGAGCCCCACGAATACGGATTTGTTCCACGGATCTATTCCATGAACTGCGGAAAGGGAGACAGGCCAAACCTGCTACTATAACGACTTTTCAAGACCGCCGTTACGGCTTCCTGACAACGGGAACGAGGCGCGAGGGCAGGTTCGGGGTGAGCTGCAAAGCGGCGCTTTCGCGCCGCGTGTGCCGGCGGCCGGGGCTGTCCCCACGGGCTCGCCGCCCGGTTCATTCAAACAACGCTTCGATGTCCAATCCGTCCGCCATCTCCACACGCATGAGCGCGCCCGAATTGCGCGCGACCGTGTCGCTTGCTGCCATCTTCGCGCTGCGCATGCTGGGTCTCTTCATGATCATGCCGGTGTTCTCGATCTACGCGAAGACCATCCCCGGCGGCGAGAACGTGCTGCTCGTCGGCATCGCGCTCGGCGCGTACGGCGTCACGCAGTCGATGCTCTACATCTTCTACGGCTGGATTTCCGACAAGATTGGCCGCAAGCCGGTGATCGCCACGGGCCTGCTGATCTTCGCGATCGGCAGCTTCGTCGCGGCGGGCGCGCACGACATGACGTGGATCATCGTCGGCCGGGTGATTCAGGGGATGGGCGCGGTGTCGTCGGCGGTGATCGCGTTTATCGCCGATCTGACCTCGGAGGAACATCGCACCAAGGCGATGGCGATGGTCGGCGGCAGCATCGGCGTGTCGTTCGCGGTGGCGATCGTCGGCGCGCCGATCGTGTTCCAATGGCTCGGCATGAGCGGGCTCTTCACGCTGGTCGGCGTCTTCGCGATCCTCGCGATCGGCGTCGTGGTGTGGGTCGTGCCCGATGCGCCGAAGCCTGTGCACGTGCGCGCGCCGTTCGCCGAAGTGCTGCACAACGTCGAGCTGCTGCGTCTGAATTTCGGGGTGCTCGTGCTGCACGCGACGCAAACCGCGCTGTTCCTCGTCGTGCCGCGCATTCTCGAAGCGGGCGGGCTGCCGGTCGCGTCGCACTGGAAGGTATATCTGCCGGTGATGGGGCTGTCGTTCGTGATGATGGTGCCGGCGATCAT from Paraburkholderia sp. HP33-1 includes the following:
- the uvrA gene encoding excinuclease ABC subunit UvrA, which translates into the protein MEQIRIRGARTHNLKNVNLDLPRHKLVVVTGLSGSGKSSLAFDTLYAEGQRRYVESLSAYARQFLQLMEKPDVDLIEGLSPAISIEQKATSHNPRSTVGTVTEIHDYLRLLFARVGTPYCPDHEIPLEAQSVSQMVDAALALPEETRLMILAPVVSDRKGEHTDLFEDMQAQGFIRFRVRSGGGTANEGTAKIYEVDSLPKLKKNDKHTIDVVIDRLRVRPDMKQRLAESFETALRLADGRAITLEMDTDKEHLFSSKFACPICSYSLPELEPRLFSFNNPMGACPECDGLGQITFFDPKRVVAHPSLSLAAGAVKGWDRRNQFYFQMLQSLAAFYDFDIDTAFEDLPEKVRKILLYGSGKQEIPFSYINERGRTSVREHVFEGIIPNLERRYRETDSSAVREELAKYQNNQPCPACAGTRLRREARFVRIGADSDARGIFEISGWPLRDALGYFQTLRLEGSKREIADKVVKEIVARLMFLNNVGLDYLSLERSAETLSGGEAQRIRLASQIGSGLTGVMYVLDEPSIGLHQRDNDRLISTLKHLRDLGNSVIVVEHDEDMIRMADYVVDMGPGAGEHGGMVIAEGTPKEVQQNAASLTGQYMSGARTIEFPDERKDPDERRLRIVEAHGNNLHNVTLDLPVGLLTCVTGVSGSGKSTLINDTLYHAVSHHLYGSATEPAPYESIEGLEHFDKVINVDQSPIGRTPRSNPATYTGLFTPIRELFAGVPAAKERGYDPGRFSFNVKGGRCESCQGDGVLKVEMHFLPDVYVPCDVCHGKRYNRETLDIQYKGSNISEVLDMTVEHAYEFFKAVPVIARKLKTLLDVGLGYIRLGQSATTLSGGEAQRVKLSLELSKRDTGRTLYILDEPTTGLHFHDIALLLEVIHRLRDQGNTVVIIEHNLDVIKTADWVIDLGPEGGAGGGQIIAQGTPEQIAKSKASFTGKYLAPLLKRTASVK
- a CDS encoding MFS transporter, giving the protein MSNPSAISTRMSAPELRATVSLAAIFALRMLGLFMIMPVFSIYAKTIPGGENVLLVGIALGAYGVTQSMLYIFYGWISDKIGRKPVIATGLLIFAIGSFVAAGAHDMTWIIVGRVIQGMGAVSSAVIAFIADLTSEEHRTKAMAMVGGSIGVSFAVAIVGAPIVFQWLGMSGLFTLVGVFAILAIGVVVWVVPDAPKPVHVRAPFAEVLHNVELLRLNFGVLVLHATQTALFLVVPRILEAGGLPVASHWKVYLPVMGLSFVMMVPAIIAAEKRGKMKIVLLSAIALILIGQLLLGVAPHTILSVAAILFVYFLGFNILEASQPSLVSKLAPGTRKGAAAGVYNTTQSIGLALGGMIGGWLLKVNGQSAVFFACSGLVFCWLIIAAKMKQPPRKA